In a single window of the Caproicibacterium sp. BJN0003 genome:
- a CDS encoding D-alanyl-D-alanine carboxypeptidase family protein: MKKRRILAAVLSVVFVLQAFSLHAYALSDEELPAPSACLMEAETGKVLYEKASHDQRPCASVTKVMTLLLVMEALDDGKIHLDDQVTASEHAASMGGSDIWLKEGETMSVDDMLKATVIASANDAAVALAEFVAGSEDAFLAQMNEKAKALGMNDTTFKNCNGLDEDGHVTSAYDVAVMSRELMKHQKIFDYTGTWMDSLRDGKTQLVNTNKLLKSYKGITGLKTGTTSKAGSCISATAMRDGMHLIAVVLGASNTKDRFNSAATLLNYGFANWSLSALEVPEEAYQPLEIQNGMENEVPVTIANPGSALVSKGKGEEVQSTVSYDEFLEVPIQKGQQVGEITYSIGDETVGSVPILAAKDIEKAELMPVFHLLLQNLFSFSDK; this comes from the coding sequence ATGAAGAAAAGAAGAATTTTAGCTGCTGTTCTTTCAGTCGTTTTTGTATTACAGGCATTTTCGCTGCATGCCTATGCACTTTCAGATGAAGAACTGCCAGCCCCAAGTGCCTGCCTAATGGAAGCTGAGACCGGAAAGGTGCTGTATGAAAAAGCTTCACATGATCAGCGTCCTTGCGCATCTGTTACAAAAGTGATGACGCTCCTTTTGGTGATGGAAGCTCTTGATGACGGCAAGATCCATTTGGACGACCAGGTCACAGCCAGTGAACATGCTGCCTCTATGGGAGGGTCAGATATCTGGCTAAAAGAGGGAGAAACGATGAGCGTTGACGATATGCTCAAAGCGACAGTAATCGCAAGTGCAAATGATGCAGCAGTTGCTTTGGCAGAATTTGTCGCCGGAAGCGAAGACGCGTTTCTTGCTCAGATGAATGAAAAAGCGAAGGCGCTCGGTATGAACGATACGACCTTTAAAAACTGTAATGGCCTTGATGAAGATGGTCATGTGACCAGTGCTTATGATGTTGCAGTGATGTCGCGGGAACTGATGAAGCACCAGAAGATATTTGATTATACCGGTACATGGATGGATTCATTAAGGGATGGAAAAACGCAGCTCGTTAATACGAATAAGCTTTTGAAGAGCTATAAAGGAATCACTGGACTTAAAACCGGAACTACCAGCAAAGCTGGTAGCTGTATTTCGGCAACAGCAATGCGTGACGGTATGCACTTAATTGCAGTCGTTTTGGGTGCTTCCAATACGAAAGATCGTTTTAATAGTGCAGCAACCTTGCTAAACTATGGATTTGCAAACTGGTCTTTGAGTGCATTAGAAGTTCCGGAAGAAGCCTATCAGCCTTTAGAAATTCAGAATGGAATGGAGAATGAAGTTCCTGTTACAATTGCAAATCCGGGAAGTGCGTTAGTTTCGAAAGGAAAAGGGGAAGAGGTACAGTCAACAGTCTCTTATGACGAATTTTTAGAGGTTCCTATTCAAAAGGGACAGCAGGTAGGGGAGATTACTTATTCGATTGGGGACGAAACTGTTGGATCAGTACCGATTTTAGCAGCAAAAGATATTGAAAAAGCAGAATTAATGCCTGTTTTTCACCTGCTTCTCCAAAATTTATTTTCTTTCTCTGATAAATAA
- a CDS encoding butyryl-CoA:acetate CoA-transferase, which produces MDFYEEYQSKLTTAENAVKVVKSGDWVDYGWCLGTPVVLDKALAARYNELTDVKLRGGVVMHPLEIAKVPDAPTHFTWNSWHMSGIERKMISLGMAYYSPMRYSELPRFYRENLDPVDVAMIQVAPMDEHGYFNFGPSASHITAMCEKAKTIIVEVNQNMPRCLGGFNEGIHINKVDMVVEGPNDPIDATGAEAPATEIDKAVAKLIVEEIPNGACLQLGIGGMPNAVGSMIVDSDLKDLGVHTEMYVDAFVKIAKAGKINGSKKNIDYGRQTYAFGSGSKEMYEYMNNNPALMSAPVDYTNDVRTVAALDNFISINNVIDVDLYGQVNAESAGIKQISGAGGQLDFVMGAYLSHGGKSFICCSSTFTNKKGETISRILPTLKNGSIVTDTRCNIQWLVTEYGKVNLKGLSTWQRAEAIISVAHPKFRDQLIKAAESQNIWRQSNKI; this is translated from the coding sequence ATGGATTTTTATGAGGAATATCAAAGCAAACTGACAACTGCTGAAAATGCAGTCAAGGTTGTCAAATCCGGTGACTGGGTGGATTATGGATGGTGTCTCGGGACTCCTGTTGTTCTCGATAAGGCTTTAGCTGCACGCTACAATGAACTGACGGATGTAAAACTTCGTGGCGGCGTTGTCATGCACCCCTTGGAGATTGCCAAAGTACCGGATGCGCCAACCCATTTTACGTGGAACAGCTGGCATATGAGTGGAATTGAACGTAAAATGATTTCTCTCGGAATGGCATATTACAGCCCTATGCGTTATTCAGAGCTGCCTCGCTTTTATCGCGAAAATCTGGATCCAGTTGACGTTGCCATGATTCAGGTTGCTCCTATGGATGAACATGGCTATTTTAACTTTGGTCCCAGTGCTTCACATATTACTGCAATGTGTGAAAAAGCAAAAACGATTATCGTTGAAGTCAATCAAAATATGCCTCGCTGCCTAGGCGGTTTTAACGAAGGAATTCATATCAACAAAGTAGATATGGTTGTAGAAGGTCCAAACGATCCGATCGACGCAACTGGTGCAGAAGCTCCTGCTACTGAAATTGACAAAGCTGTTGCAAAACTGATTGTAGAAGAAATTCCAAATGGAGCCTGCCTGCAGCTCGGAATTGGCGGCATGCCCAACGCCGTTGGCTCCATGATCGTTGATTCTGATCTGAAAGATCTTGGCGTTCATACAGAAATGTACGTTGATGCTTTTGTAAAAATTGCAAAAGCCGGAAAGATTAATGGGTCGAAGAAAAATATTGATTACGGGCGTCAAACTTATGCTTTTGGTTCTGGTTCCAAAGAAATGTATGAATACATGAATAACAACCCTGCACTGATGAGTGCACCTGTTGATTATACCAATGACGTTCGCACAGTTGCAGCTCTTGACAATTTTATTTCCATTAACAATGTAATTGATGTTGACCTTTATGGACAGGTGAATGCAGAATCTGCTGGGATTAAGCAAATCAGTGGTGCCGGCGGACAGCTTGATTTTGTTATGGGCGCCTATTTAAGTCATGGCGGAAAGAGCTTTATTTGTTGCTCTTCTACTTTTACCAACAAAAAAGGAGAAACTATTTCCCGTATTTTACCGACTTTGAAAAATGGCTCTATCGTAACAGATACCCGTTGTAATATTCAATGGCTTGTTACCGAATACGGAAAAGTAAACTTAAAGGGACTTTCCACTTGGCAGCGCGCTGAAGCAATTATTAGTGTTGCACATCCAAAATTCCGTGATCAATTAATTAAAGCTGCTGAATCACAGAATATTTGGCGCCAGTCTAACAAAATTTAA
- the acrA gene encoding acryloyl-CoA reductase electron transfer subunit beta, which produces MAEFNSKDTAAFKGVWVFCEQREGVIMSTTYQLLSEGRKLANDLGVELCGLLLGHNIKEEYVKGLGGYGADRVYVCDSELLETYTTDGYAKVICDAVKEKKPEVLLIGATNIGRDLGPRCAARLHTGLTADCTHLDVDTEKYKAFLKTTSTIDVDHTPFENNTNLKMTRPAFGGHLMATIICPRFRPQMSTVRPGVMKTQPYDEAGAQKVVVENLNVALKKDDIHVEVLDVEKAAKKMVDLIGADIVVSVGRGISKDVEKGIKIAQDLADVLGGVVGASRAVVDAGWISSDHQVGQTGKTVHPRIYVALGISGAIQHQAGMQDSECIIAINKNADAPIFDISSYGIVGDLFKVVPMLTESIKALEASK; this is translated from the coding sequence ATGGCTGAATTTAATAGTAAAGACACCGCCGCCTTTAAGGGCGTGTGGGTATTTTGTGAGCAGCGCGAAGGCGTAATTATGAGTACCACTTATCAGCTGCTCAGCGAAGGCCGTAAACTGGCCAATGACCTAGGCGTAGAGCTTTGCGGCCTTTTGCTTGGTCATAATATTAAAGAAGAGTACGTCAAGGGTCTTGGCGGATACGGCGCTGATCGTGTATATGTTTGTGATAGTGAGCTCTTAGAGACCTATACAACAGACGGTTATGCAAAAGTAATCTGTGATGCTGTCAAAGAGAAGAAACCTGAGGTTCTCCTGATTGGTGCTACCAACATTGGCCGTGATCTTGGACCTCGCTGTGCAGCTCGTCTGCATACCGGTTTGACCGCTGACTGCACCCATCTGGATGTAGACACCGAAAAATATAAGGCATTTTTAAAGACGACTTCTACCATTGATGTTGATCATACTCCCTTTGAGAACAATACCAATTTGAAGATGACTCGTCCGGCATTTGGCGGCCACTTGATGGCTACCATTATTTGCCCGCGTTTTCGTCCGCAGATGTCTACTGTTCGTCCGGGCGTTATGAAGACTCAGCCTTATGATGAGGCTGGTGCACAGAAGGTTGTTGTTGAGAATCTGAATGTTGCCCTTAAAAAGGACGATATCCATGTAGAGGTTCTTGATGTTGAGAAAGCAGCCAAGAAGATGGTCGATTTAATCGGCGCTGATATTGTTGTTTCCGTTGGACGTGGTATCAGCAAAGATGTTGAAAAGGGCATTAAGATTGCGCAGGATCTGGCTGATGTATTGGGCGGCGTCGTAGGCGCTTCTCGTGCAGTTGTTGATGCTGGCTGGATTTCTTCCGATCATCAGGTCGGACAGACAGGCAAGACCGTTCATCCTCGTATTTATGTTGCACTTGGTATTTCCGGTGCAATTCAGCATCAGGCTGGTATGCAGGATTCCGAATGCATTATTGCTATCAATAAGAATGCAGATGCTCCTATTTTTGACATTTCTTCTTATGGTATCGTTGGCGATTTGTTTAAAGTCGTTCCGATGCTGACTGAATCAATTAAAGCTTTGGAAGCAAGCAAATAA
- a CDS encoding manganese efflux pump MntP family protein, which produces MDYFALFGIAVGLSMDAFAVSITNGAVTKKLRFSFALKLACSFGLFQGIMPIIGWLVGITGASLIESVDHWIALILLSIIGIQMLKESRHKETAVCYQNDLSWKQILVLAVATSIDALATGVILPNAVGASTPLLMLLAVSIIAVVTFFFCLIGVYIGKKFGPLLSNRAELFGGIVLIAIGIEIFVEHMWFS; this is translated from the coding sequence GTGGACTATTTTGCTCTGTTTGGAATTGCCGTTGGCCTTTCAATGGATGCTTTTGCAGTCAGCATCACAAACGGTGCCGTCACAAAAAAGCTGCGCTTTTCTTTTGCTCTGAAATTAGCCTGCAGTTTTGGATTATTTCAGGGGATCATGCCTATCATTGGATGGCTGGTCGGAATTACCGGCGCTTCTTTAATAGAAAGCGTTGATCATTGGATTGCCTTGATCCTTTTAAGTATTATTGGAATTCAAATGTTAAAAGAATCCCGCCATAAAGAAACAGCTGTTTGCTACCAAAATGATTTATCATGGAAACAAATTTTAGTACTTGCCGTTGCCACCAGCATTGATGCTCTTGCAACAGGCGTAATTCTTCCGAATGCAGTTGGTGCCTCAACACCTCTGTTAATGCTTTTAGCTGTCAGTATTATCGCAGTCGTAACATTCTTTTTTTGTCTCATTGGTGTTTATATTGGAAAAAAGTTTGGTCCTCTTTTGAGCAACCGTGCAGAACTTTTCGGCGGAATCGTTTTAATTGCAATTGGAATTGAAATTTTCGTTGAGCATATGTGGTTTTCCTAA
- the acrB gene encoding acryloyl-CoA reductase electron transfer subunit gamma, translating into MKVIVCVKQVPDTSGVVAVKADGTMDRSSMATITNPDDMNAVEAALQLKEKTGCEVIVVSMGPPPAEGMLREILARGADRAVLVSAREFGGSDTYATSQILAAAIKKIGVGPDDIVFCGRQAIDGDTAQVGPQIAEKLGMPQVTYVADIKVEGKDLVVKRMLEDGFMMLKVQTPCLLTCIKELNEPRYMSVGGIFECYSKPLDVFNYEALKDDPLVDLDTIGLKGSPTNVYKSFSPPLKGAGVMLEGADKATCDKLVGILDGKHLI; encoded by the coding sequence ATGAAAGTTATTGTTTGTGTAAAACAGGTCCCGGATACCTCTGGTGTCGTTGCTGTTAAAGCAGATGGCACTATGGATCGTTCTTCCATGGCAACAATCACCAATCCTGATGATATGAATGCAGTTGAAGCTGCTCTTCAGCTGAAAGAAAAAACAGGTTGCGAAGTAATTGTTGTTTCCATGGGACCCCCTCCGGCAGAGGGAATGCTGCGTGAAATCCTTGCCCGCGGTGCAGATCGTGCGGTTTTGGTTTCTGCACGTGAATTCGGCGGCAGTGATACCTATGCAACCAGCCAGATTCTGGCTGCTGCGATTAAGAAGATCGGCGTAGGTCCTGATGATATCGTATTTTGTGGCCGTCAGGCTATTGATGGCGATACTGCACAGGTTGGTCCGCAGATCGCTGAAAAGCTTGGTATGCCTCAGGTTACCTATGTAGCAGATATTAAAGTTGAAGGCAAAGATCTTGTCGTAAAGCGTATGCTGGAAGACGGATTTATGATGCTGAAAGTTCAGACTCCGTGTCTCTTGACCTGCATTAAAGAGCTGAATGAGCCCCGTTATATGAGTGTTGGAGGCATTTTTGAATGCTATTCCAAGCCTTTGGATGTTTTCAACTATGAGGCATTGAAAGATGATCCGCTGGTTGATTTGGATACAATTGGCCTTAAAGGATCTCCGACCAATGTGTATAAGTCTTTCTCGCCTCCGCTTAAAGGTGCCGGCGTAATGCTGGAAGGCGCAGATAAAGCAACTTGCGACAAGCTCGTTGGTATTCTGGACGGGAAACACCTTATCTAA
- a CDS encoding helix-turn-helix transcriptional regulator, giving the protein MDSNVNKEKLCLLKMLQIFRKNSDQDHPITLLEVGKLLEQEGLSCSRKTLGRDLKALKDAGYDFIKSNGSSQRGFYLAESSSFETAEVRVLMDAVLSAPFITEEWTKQLIDHLKSLMSVHQAEDMCRQISFDRTYKCKNGEIFYTIDTLEKAIRAKKKIRMVYQHQILWHNRVTLDFGREFILSPYALLWSHDKYYLACNYKKYDVVSNYRLDRMHKVEILEEPARPFEEVCSYRGTFDADDYLRHSFYMYNGERQTLLIRCKNSALEIMLDRFGDSLEFLECDHSRDAFTARTDVSISDGLYEWLLQYSGVMTVLSPTIVRHEMQERICEVYKRYQCAPNFQNDNT; this is encoded by the coding sequence TTGGATTCAAATGTTAATAAAGAAAAATTGTGTTTATTAAAAATGCTTCAAATTTTCAGAAAGAATTCAGATCAGGATCATCCGATTACCCTTTTAGAAGTCGGCAAACTTTTGGAACAAGAAGGTCTTTCCTGTAGCCGTAAGACACTCGGCAGAGACTTAAAAGCTTTAAAAGATGCTGGGTATGATTTTATAAAATCTAATGGCTCAAGCCAAAGAGGTTTTTACCTCGCAGAGTCGTCTTCATTCGAAACCGCGGAGGTACGTGTGCTGATGGATGCTGTTTTAAGCGCTCCATTTATAACAGAAGAGTGGACGAAACAGCTTATTGATCACCTCAAAAGCTTGATGAGTGTACATCAGGCGGAAGATATGTGCCGTCAAATCAGTTTTGACAGAACTTATAAATGTAAAAATGGAGAAATTTTTTATACAATTGATACGCTGGAAAAAGCAATCCGTGCCAAAAAGAAAATTCGGATGGTATATCAGCATCAGATCCTTTGGCACAACCGAGTAACGCTTGACTTTGGACGAGAATTTATTCTGAGTCCCTATGCTTTATTATGGAGTCATGACAAATATTATTTAGCTTGTAATTATAAAAAATATGATGTTGTTTCGAATTATCGCTTGGATCGCATGCACAAGGTGGAGATTCTGGAGGAGCCGGCGCGTCCATTTGAAGAAGTTTGTTCTTATCGTGGAACTTTTGATGCAGATGATTATTTGCGGCATTCTTTTTACATGTACAACGGGGAAAGGCAGACCCTTTTGATTCGCTGCAAAAATTCTGCATTAGAAATCATGTTAGATCGTTTTGGCGACTCTTTGGAATTCTTGGAGTGCGATCACAGTAGGGATGCATTTACAGCCCGTACAGATGTTAGTATTAGTGATGGACTTTATGAATGGCTTTTACAGTACAGTGGGGTAATGACAGTTTTGTCCCCAACAATCGTGCGTCATGAGATGCAAGAAAGAATTTGTGAAGTATATAAACGCTATCAATGTGCCCCAAATTTTCAAAATGACAATACTTAA
- a CDS encoding glucose-6-phosphate isomerase → MSLRYDTCYFDSFLSSQEYEALAPQVKLAHQILHNGTGLGNDFLGWVDLPVNYDKEEFSRIKAAAERIRKNTDVFLVIGIGGSYLGARAAIEFLKSNNYNALKKNSPDIYFIGNSISSTALAEVMEICEGKDVSINMISKSGTTTEPAIAFRVLRALLEKKYGAEGAKERIFCTTDKARGTLKQLATKEGYETFVVPDDVGGRYSVLTAVGLLPIAVAGCNIDALMTGAAKAREAYDNPELSENPCYQYAASRNLLYRKGKEIEILVSYEPCFTMMNEWWKQLFGESEGKDQKGLFPASVVFSTDLHSMGQYIQQGRRSIFETVVLFDHAKKEIYLGNDPEDTDGLNFLAGKSMSYINQKAFEGTVLAHTDGGVPNGVIHVPDFSEDSLGQLIYFFEKACAISGYLMGVNPFNQPGVESYKKNMFALLGKPGYEAQKEALEVRLHHDK, encoded by the coding sequence TTGTCTCTTCGCTATGACACATGTTACTTTGATTCTTTTTTATCTTCGCAGGAATATGAAGCGCTTGCCCCTCAAGTAAAGCTTGCACATCAGATCCTGCACAACGGAACAGGTCTCGGCAATGATTTTCTCGGCTGGGTGGATCTTCCTGTAAACTATGACAAAGAAGAATTTTCCCGCATTAAGGCAGCGGCAGAACGAATTCGTAAGAATACGGATGTCTTCCTAGTAATCGGTATAGGGGGTTCCTATCTGGGAGCTCGTGCAGCAATCGAATTTTTAAAATCGAACAATTACAATGCACTGAAAAAGAATTCACCGGATATCTATTTTATTGGGAATAGTATCAGCTCAACTGCTCTTGCGGAAGTCATGGAAATCTGTGAAGGAAAAGATGTTTCCATTAATATGATTTCTAAATCCGGAACTACAACGGAACCGGCAATTGCTTTTCGAGTCTTGCGTGCTCTTCTTGAGAAAAAATATGGTGCAGAAGGCGCAAAAGAGCGCATCTTCTGTACGACTGATAAGGCACGCGGCACTTTAAAGCAGCTGGCAACAAAAGAAGGTTATGAAACTTTTGTAGTGCCGGACGATGTCGGCGGACGCTACAGTGTTTTGACTGCAGTAGGACTTTTGCCGATTGCGGTTGCAGGATGCAATATTGATGCTTTGATGACCGGAGCTGCTAAAGCACGGGAAGCTTATGATAATCCGGAGCTTTCAGAAAATCCATGTTATCAGTATGCAGCGTCAAGGAATCTGCTTTATCGCAAGGGGAAAGAAATCGAGATCCTTGTAAGCTATGAACCATGTTTTACAATGATGAACGAATGGTGGAAGCAGCTGTTCGGAGAGAGTGAAGGAAAAGACCAAAAAGGATTGTTCCCAGCTTCTGTTGTTTTCTCAACAGATCTGCATTCGATGGGACAGTATATCCAACAGGGACGCCGCTCTATTTTTGAAACGGTTGTACTGTTTGACCATGCTAAGAAGGAAATTTATCTCGGAAATGATCCCGAAGATACAGATGGACTTAATTTCCTTGCAGGCAAGAGCATGTCTTATATCAATCAAAAAGCTTTTGAAGGAACCGTCCTTGCGCATACAGATGGAGGGGTTCCAAATGGAGTCATTCACGTCCCGGATTTTTCCGAAGATTCTCTTGGACAACTGATTTATTTCTTTGAAAAAGCGTGTGCAATTTCCGGCTATCTGATGGGAGTAAATCCTTTTAATCAGCCCGGTGTCGAAAGCTATAAGAAGAACATGTTTGCTCTTTTAGGTAAGCCTGGTTATGAGGCACAAAAGGAAGCTCTGGAAGTAAGGCTTCATCACGATAAATAA
- the hisF gene encoding imidazole glycerol phosphate synthase subunit HisF produces the protein MYAKRIIPCLDVKNGRVVKGTSFIHLRDAGDPVECAIEYDHQGADELVLLDITASAQSRGTQLQYVSSVADHIFIPFTVGGGIRTVEDFTALLRAGADKVSVNSAAIRNPKLIEEAAKKFGSQCVVCAIDAKRRAEGGWTVYINGGRIDTGIDALEWAKKAAELGAGELLVTSMDEDGQKKGYDLALTAAISESVSVPVIASGGAGALEHFYDAFTKGKADAVLAASLFHFGEISIPQLKEYLSGRGISVRKV, from the coding sequence ATGTATGCAAAACGAATTATCCCTTGTTTGGATGTGAAAAATGGACGAGTGGTCAAAGGAACCTCTTTTATTCATCTGAGGGATGCTGGAGACCCAGTGGAATGTGCAATTGAATATGATCATCAAGGAGCTGATGAGCTGGTTTTGCTGGATATTACGGCTTCTGCTCAATCAAGGGGAACGCAGCTGCAGTATGTTAGCTCTGTGGCAGATCACATTTTTATTCCATTCACGGTTGGTGGCGGTATCCGCACAGTAGAAGACTTTACAGCTCTGTTAAGAGCAGGCGCTGATAAAGTTTCGGTAAATTCTGCTGCAATTCGAAACCCAAAACTGATTGAGGAAGCTGCCAAAAAATTTGGAAGTCAGTGTGTTGTTTGTGCAATTGACGCAAAAAGGAGAGCAGAAGGCGGCTGGACTGTTTATATCAACGGCGGCCGTATTGATACAGGAATAGATGCGTTGGAGTGGGCAAAAAAGGCAGCCGAGTTGGGAGCAGGAGAACTTTTAGTGACCAGCATGGATGAAGATGGACAGAAAAAGGGATATGATCTTGCTTTAACAGCGGCAATTTCCGAATCTGTCTCCGTCCCTGTAATCGCTTCCGGTGGGGCCGGGGCATTAGAACATTTTTATGACGCTTTTACAAAAGGAAAGGCGGACGCTGTTTTGGCTGCAAGTTTATTCCACTTTGGAGAAATCAGTATTCCACAGTTAAAAGAATATCTTTCCGGACGAGGAATCTCTGTTCGGAAAGTATAA
- a CDS encoding acyl-CoA dehydrogenase produces MDLHLSKEQEMLRKMYHDFAENEVKPLAQEVDEDERFPMETEEKMAKLGMMGIYFPKEYGGAGGDVLSYAMAVEELSKVCGTTGVIVSAHTSLCCAPIYEHGTEEQKKQYLPKLCSGEWIGAFGLTEPGAGTDAQGQQTTAVLEGDHYVLNGSKIFITNAGVANVFVIIAVTGHHLNAKGRKIKDISAFIVERDFKGFSVSKPEKKMGIRGSSTAELVMEDCIVPKENLLGKEGQGFKIAMETLDGGRIGIASQALGLAEGAIEETVKYTKERVQFGKRISQFQNTQFQLADMYAKTEAAKWLVYSAAMKKQNHEPYIVDAAMAKLVAAETASDVTRRCVQLFGGYGYTREYPVERMMRDAKITEIYEGTSEVQRIVISGYLGLK; encoded by the coding sequence ATGGATTTGCACCTGTCCAAAGAACAAGAGATGCTTCGTAAGATGTATCACGACTTCGCGGAAAACGAAGTAAAACCCCTGGCGCAGGAAGTTGACGAAGACGAGCGCTTTCCTATGGAGACCGAGGAAAAGATGGCCAAGCTGGGCATGATGGGCATTTATTTTCCAAAGGAATACGGCGGTGCTGGCGGAGATGTTCTCAGCTATGCAATGGCCGTTGAGGAACTGAGCAAAGTTTGCGGCACTACTGGTGTTATTGTTTCTGCTCATACTTCTCTTTGCTGTGCTCCAATTTATGAGCACGGCACTGAGGAGCAGAAGAAACAGTATCTGCCAAAATTGTGCTCTGGCGAATGGATTGGCGCCTTTGGTTTAACCGAACCTGGCGCTGGTACTGATGCTCAGGGTCAGCAGACAACTGCTGTTCTCGAAGGAGACCATTATGTATTAAATGGTTCCAAAATTTTCATCACGAATGCTGGTGTAGCAAACGTATTTGTTATTATTGCTGTAACCGGTCATCACCTCAATGCAAAAGGCCGCAAAATTAAAGATATTTCAGCCTTTATCGTAGAGCGTGATTTCAAGGGCTTCTCTGTAAGCAAGCCTGAAAAGAAGATGGGCATTCGTGGTTCTTCTACTGCAGAGCTCGTTATGGAGGACTGCATTGTGCCTAAGGAGAATCTCCTGGGCAAAGAGGGTCAGGGCTTTAAGATTGCTATGGAGACTTTGGATGGCGGCCGTATCGGCATCGCTTCTCAGGCTCTCGGCCTTGCAGAAGGCGCAATTGAAGAGACCGTTAAATACACCAAAGAGCGTGTTCAGTTCGGTAAACGTATTTCTCAGTTTCAGAACACCCAGTTCCAGCTGGCGGATATGTATGCAAAGACCGAAGCTGCAAAGTGGCTGGTTTATTCCGCCGCAATGAAGAAGCAGAACCATGAGCCTTATATCGTTGACGCCGCTATGGCAAAATTGGTAGCTGCTGAGACTGCTAGTGATGTTACCCGCCGTTGCGTACAGCTGTTCGGCGGATATGGCTACACCCGTGAGTATCCTGTTGAACGCATGATGCGTGATGCAAAGATCACTGAGATCTATGAGGGTACTTCCGAGGTTCAGCGCATTGTCATTTCTGGCTATCTCGGCTTGAAATAA
- the hisH gene encoding imidazole glycerol phosphate synthase subunit HisH has protein sequence MIALIDYGAGNLQSVIKAFHYIGCEVKVTADPKELQRADAAVLPGVGAFGDAMNSLQKSGMVPEIYHFIEQNKPFLGICLGLQMLFESSEESDGVKGLGILPGKILRIPDGPGLKIPHIGWNSLDLKCHTGLFENLPENSYVYFVHSYYLKAEKRHQVIATTSYGVEIDAAVQRGNLFATQFHPEKSGQVGLKILENFVSMIGEGNA, from the coding sequence ATGATAGCTTTGATCGATTATGGAGCCGGAAACCTGCAAAGTGTAATAAAAGCTTTTCACTATATTGGCTGTGAAGTCAAGGTAACAGCTGATCCGAAGGAGCTACAACGTGCAGATGCAGCGGTTTTACCCGGAGTAGGTGCTTTTGGAGATGCAATGAATAGTCTTCAAAAGTCAGGGATGGTTCCTGAAATTTATCACTTTATCGAACAGAATAAACCCTTTCTAGGAATTTGCTTGGGACTTCAAATGTTGTTTGAAAGCAGCGAAGAAAGTGATGGAGTTAAAGGACTTGGGATCCTTCCGGGAAAAATTCTTCGAATTCCAGACGGTCCAGGTCTTAAGATCCCGCACATTGGTTGGAATAGTTTGGATCTTAAGTGCCATACAGGCTTGTTTGAAAATCTTCCAGAAAATTCTTATGTTTATTTTGTACATTCTTATTACTTAAAAGCGGAAAAACGCCACCAAGTCATTGCGACCACCTCTTACGGAGTTGAGATTGATGCTGCTGTTCAGCGCGGCAATTTATTTGCGACTCAGTTTCATCCTGAAAAAAGCGGACAGGTAGGCCTGAAAATTTTGGAAAACTTTGTTTCAATGATCGGGGAGGGCAATGCTTAA